From the genome of Candidatus Bipolaricaulota bacterium:
GTACCCAACCCGACCTACGAAGAAGTCTCTACCGGTGCCACCGGGCACTTCGAGGCGGTTCTGGTGCGGTACGAACCGACCCGGATTTCGTATCGTCGGTTGCTGGAAGCGTATTGGAAGCACATAGACCCCACTGATTCTGCCGGGCAGTTCTACGATCGCGGGAGCCAGTACCGCACGGCGATCTTCTACCACGATGAGGAACAGAAGCGGCTCGTGGAAGAATCGAAGCGGGCGCTGGAGGAGTCCGGCATCTTCGATGAGCCCATAGCCACCATGATCATACCGGCTGGGGAATTCTACCCTGCTGAGGCGTACCACCAGGATTACTACCGGGAAAACCCGGAGCGATTCCGGGTCTACGTCGACGCCTCCGGGAAGGAGCGGTTCTTGGAGGATGTGTGGAGAGGACACGCGGACTTCCGGTTCTTCCCGGAGAAGCCGTGGATGCGATTCGAGAAGCCGCCGCAGGAAGAGCTCAGGCGGATTCTGACGCCGCTGCAGTACTCCGTCACTCAGGAAAACGGCACGGAGCCCCCTTTCCGCAACGAATATCGGGATAACCATCGATTCGGTATCTACGTGGACGTGGTCTCCGGCGAGCCGCTCTTCAGCTCTCAGGACAAGTTCGCCTCAGGAACGGGCTGGCCCAGCTTCACAAGACCGCTGGAACCAGATAACATCCTTGAGCTGCAAGATGCGGACCTCGGCGTGGTTCGGGTCGAGGTGCGCAGCAGGCACGGAGATTCTCACCTCGGTCACGTGTTCCGCGACGAGCCTCCGCCGACGCATCTTCGCTACTGCATCAACTCAGCCGCCCTCCGGTTCGTTCCGGTCGAAGACCTGAAGAAGGAAGGATACGGCGAGTACCTGGAGCTGTTTAGGGAATAGAGTGCGCGGTCGGCCGTGCACTGCCGGACCGCCCCGATGCGGAGGTGGAGGGTCGGAGCGTGCAATGAGTACCGATGAATGACTTCTATGGGCAGAGCGCCACAGCGGGGAATCCTAGACACATCAACCCGTTATGGCAGTTGGAGAAAGCATTTGGGAGGTGAGAGCGATGCTATTCTATCAGGCCCCACAGTTTACCCTGCAATCTCACAGCGGGGAGGAGGTGCATTCGGCCAGATTTGCCGGCAAGTACCTCGTGCTCTACTTCTACCCCAAGGCGAACACCCCGGGCTGCACGCGCGAGGCACAGGACTTCACCGCCCTTCTCACCGACTTTCGCAAGCTCGATGCAGAGGTCGTCGGTGTGTCTCCGGACAAGCCGGAGGCACAGGCCAAGTTCGTTGCAGGAAAGGCGCTTTCCGTGACGATGCTCTCCGACCCGGACAAGGCACTGGCCCGCGAATTCGGAGCGCTGAAGGAGAATGGAGGGATCCTTCGCTCGACGTTCCTGATTGACCGGACCGGCGTCGTGCGGGCAGAGTGGAAGAAGGTCAAAGTCGATGACCACGCGCAGGCGGTGCTGGAGACGTTGAAGGCGCTGTACGAGTCGGATCGGCGGATCAACCCGTTGATCGCCGCCCGCCGCGCGCGCCGAGCCCTCTCCGAAGTCCCCGTATCCCGCGAGGAGATCGAAACCATGATTGAGGCGGCACACCTCGCC
Proteins encoded in this window:
- a CDS encoding redoxin domain-containing protein, whose amino-acid sequence is MLFYQAPQFTLQSHSGEEVHSARFAGKYLVLYFYPKANTPGCTREAQDFTALLTDFRKLDAEVVGVSPDKPEAQAKFVAGKALSVTMLSDPDKALAREFGALKENGGILRSTFLIDRTGVVRAEWKKVKVDDHAQAVLETLKALYESDRRINPLIAARRARRALSEVPVSREEIETMIEAAHLAPSCFNNQPWRFLAIDDPEILKQVKGAMPRGNYWTGPAPAIIAVYSKPDLDCQLSDRRDYYQFGCGMAVGN
- the msrA gene encoding peptide-methionine (S)-S-oxide reductase MsrA translates to MVEQAPTAKDEVRPTRGTGGELATFAGGCFWCMEALFEPLPGVLDVTSGYTGGSVPNPTYEEVSTGATGHFEAVLVRYEPTRISYRRLLEAYWKHIDPTDSAGQFYDRGSQYRTAIFYHDEEQKRLVEESKRALEESGIFDEPIATMIIPAGEFYPAEAYHQDYYRENPERFRVYVDASGKERFLEDVWRGHADFRFFPEKPWMRFEKPPQEELRRILTPLQYSVTQENGTEPPFRNEYRDNHRFGIYVDVVSGEPLFSSQDKFASGTGWPSFTRPLEPDNILELQDADLGVVRVEVRSRHGDSHLGHVFRDEPPPTHLRYCINSAALRFVPVEDLKKEGYGEYLELFRE